A region of Necator americanus strain Aroian chromosome I, whole genome shotgun sequence DNA encodes the following proteins:
- a CDS encoding hypothetical protein (NECATOR_CHRI.G1181.T1) — MLAPEVLPSEIRHAIMSVRIRMAPGTERIGPEHLKNPPSVLINSLARLFTRYLSECKVPKQWKTSNTVLLYKMGDPHDIGNYQPICLLSVIYKLFTKVILSRIEKVLDEGQPCEQAGFRKGFRAIDHIHTVSKLIEVSREYKMPLCLIFIDLKKAFDSVETEAVVEALDNQGVPTQYIKVLRELYRNFTTGISPFYKNIIIDVKRGVRQGDTISPKIFTATLENAMRKLEWDDMGVKVDGRQLHHLRFADDIVLITSNISQAERMLTEFDETCGCIGLQLNLQKTMFVRNGSVSDAPFTLNGTNISECTSYVYLGRELNMMNDLTLQLGRRRRAAWGAYKSIKDVVKKTRNT, encoded by the coding sequence ATGTTGgctccagaggttctcccgtccgagataagacatgctatcatgtcggtaagaattCGTATGGCACCCGGTACCGAGAGAATaggaccagaacacctgaaaaaCCCTCCgtcagtactcatcaacagcctggcgaggctctttacacgttatctgtcggaatgcaaggttcctaaacagtggaagaccagcaataccgtgttgttgtataaaatgggagatccacatgacatcggcaactatcaaccaatctgcttactgtccgtcatctacaagctctttacaaaagTGATCCTTagtaggattgaaaaagtcttggatgaaggacagccatgcgagcaagcagggtttcgaaaaggattcagggCGATTGAccatattcacactgtttcgaaactcatcgaggtatcacgagagtacaagatgccgctctgtctcatcttcatcgacttaaagaaggccttcgactcagttgagacggaagcggtcgtggaagccttggacaaccaaggcgttcctactcagtacataaaggtacttcgagagttatACAgaaacttcacgaccggaatttcgccattctacaagaacatcatcattgatgtgaagaggggggtccgacagggtgatacaatttcacccaaaatattcacagccaccctcgagaacgcaatgcgaaagttggaatgggacgacatgggagtgaaagttgatggtcggcagctacaccatttgcgctttgctgatgacatcgtactgataacatccaatatcagccaagcggaacgaatgctgaccgaattcgacgaaacatgtggatgcattggtcttcagctgaatctgcaaaagacgatgttcgtGCGCAACGGATctgtctcggatgccccattcacgctcaacggaacgaacatatccgaatgcaccagctacgtttatctaggtcgggaattgaacatgatgaatgaCCTGACCCTCCAGCTGGGtaggaggagaagagcggcttggggagcgtacaagagcatcaaggatgtagtgaagaaaactAGGAACACCTGA
- a CDS encoding hypothetical protein (NECATOR_CHRI.G1182.T1), with translation MLRKRELELRKKEHVSQALEEMFRNAARAKESKKGGRTRDRFNDNRWTRAVSDWVPRDIKRTTGRPPTRWLDFFTESFRENFDALRVPRERRNHRATLARDRDKWKNYWRPLDQFED, from the coding sequence atgcttcgaaaACGGGAACTTGAATTGAGAAAGAAGGAACATGTTTCGCAAGCATTGGAAGAGATGTTTAGAAACGCCGCGcgtgccaaggaaagtaaaaaagggggccggacacgtgatcgctttaacgacaaccgatGGACccgagccgtgagcgactgggttccccgagatattaagcgcactacaggaagaccgccgacccgatggttagatttcttcacggagtccttcagagaaaattttgatgctcttcgtgtcccacgcgaaaggaggaaccatcgggctactctggcacgcgatcgggacaaatggaagaattactggcgtccGCTTGACCAGTTCGAAGACTAA
- a CDS encoding hypothetical protein (NECATOR_CHRI.G1183.T1) codes for MSSLYIFFAFLLTFAQWSKASSEFEHEEHGNGHEFPVTHFRAVAAAAPMFYGYGYGYPYGYGLVPFKNRKKAAHKKKSSHRV; via the exons ATGAGTTCCTTGTACATTTTCTTCGCCTTCCTCCTGACTTTTGCACAGTG GTCCAAGGCAAGCAGCGAATTTGAACATGAGGAACACGGAAATGGACATGAATTTC CTGTAACACATTTCCGTGCAGTAGCAGCAGCAGCTCCTATGTTCTATGGA TACGGATACGGATACCCATACGGCTATG GACTTGTCCCATTCAAGAACCGTAAGAAGGCCGCCCATAAGAAGAAGAGCTCGCACAGAGTCTAG
- a CDS encoding hypothetical protein (NECATOR_CHRI.G1184.T1) yields MLSSTLTAFGAVVSIARWSLRELLPLVELTLDRIESQIVLDPLSILLHTCSGRRRRQACSFEIHFNNDEYNTCCFSLITIPKMDR; encoded by the exons ATGTTGTCGAGTACATTAACAGCATTTGGAGCTGTTGTGTCAATTGCTCGGTGGAGTCTACGTGAACTACTTCCATT GGTCGAGCTGACGCTAGACCGAATAGAATCGCAGATCGTTCTGGATCCACTTTCAATCCTCCTCCATACTTGTTCAGGTAGAAGACGACGACAGGCCtgttctttcgaaatacatttTAACAATGACGAGTACAATACATGCTGTTTTTCCTTAATTACAATTCCTAAGATGGATCGATAA